TTATAAGAGTATCACCAGGTTTTGGCTTTTCAATGCCTTCTCCTTTTGGTAGAATTAGATTAGATTTTGGGTTTCCTTTAGTAAAGGAAGCTTATGACATAATACCATCGACAAACGTTAAAATTTCTATTGAAGCGGGGATTTAAATGAAATATATACAGTTATTTACATCAGTTATTGCCTTAATTATTTCCTTATTTGTGGGGTATAAGTTTGTAGGGTATCAACCTCAGAGCACGCTTAATACAAAGGCTGCCATTATTGATAGTGATAAGGTTATCAATGAATCTCTGGCTCTGCAAAATATACAACAACAAATAAAGGAGCAGAATTCTAGATTACAGAAGGAATTTGAAAATGAGTTAGAAAAATTTAAGCCATCGAAAGAAGAATTTGACCTTTTGTCAGAAGAAGCAAAAAAAGAAAAGACAGAACAATTTAGTAAGCATACTGTAAGTGTTAGGGATAATTACGCTAAGAAAATGTCACATTTAGAAGAAAATTATAGAGAAGCAGTAGAAAGTGTCTTTAACAAGATAAAAGAAGTTGCTAAAAGAACAGCAGAAAAAAACAACATAGATTTGGTACTATTTATTTCAAAAAAGAATCAAGTTTTATACTCTATGGATGAAGTAGATTTATCGGATGTAGTATTAAAAAATGTAAACAAGGAAATACCCGAATTTGCTTTGCAAAACATTGAATAGACTTATGCAATGTAATATCAATGATATTATAAAAATACTACCACATTCTTATCCTTTTCTCTTAGTAGATAGGGTCATAGAATGCGATCCTGGTATGAGTATAAAAGCAATTAAAAACGTGACTTTCAACGAGCAATTTTTTATTGGTCATTTTCCTGGCCATCCGATAATGCCAGGAGTTTTGATAATTGAGTCTTTAGCTCAAGCATCTGCTATATGTGTTCTCGGTAAAAAAACAGTAGAAAATAAAGTTGTATACTTTATGTCCATTGAAAACGCAAAATTCAGAAAGCCAGTCACTCCAGGAGATACCTTAATTCTTCAATCTAACTTTGAAGGTTTGCGTTTAGGTGTATACAAATTTAAGTGTGTTGCATCTGTTGGAAAAGAAGAGGTTGCAGGAGCAACAATCTTAGCAAAACTGCAAGATAAATAAAATCTTCATCTATAAGAAACAGTATGTACACTGTATAGTATAAAGATGCAACTGAATTTCAAAGTCTCATTTTCAAACTTATACACTCGTAATGAATTAATAAAGTTAGATAAGGCGTTTTTGGATTACATAAAATCGTGCGATGAAAGCTTGTTTTATTCATTAGTTGAAGCAAGAGAAAAAGCAGCTTCTTCTTCGATGTCATCCCAGTGTTCATCCCAGTGCTTGACACTGGGATCCAGAAAACAAGAAGGATGGATTCCAGCTTGGATGAAAGATGGTTGTAATAGCCAGTTAATAATGGATCTCTCACATTTACTTGATGAATTTATTGCAAAATTTTTCAATATTGAAAAAGAAGTAGAAGAGTTAAAGGAAAAACACAATGACTTTGCTGTAATATACAGATGCAAAAGATTATTTGTTCAGCGTTATGCATTGAAGAAATACACTGATGTAGCAAATATTGATTATGTCACTAACAAATTAAATAGTTTCATTACTTTACCGACAACAGAAAAAAACTTTTCTGAGCAGGTAATGAGTTGGCTTGAAAATAAAGAGGATCACAAAGAAGAAATAGAACTTGCGGCTCAATATGCAGTTTGGAGAGTAAAAAATAAACAGAGTATACTATTTAGCATACATAAGAAAATTGATTACGAAAATCTCGTATCATTCTTGAAAAAAGAAGTAGACGAGGTTGAGGTTCTGTATTCAAATGAGGTGAAAAGAAGATATGGTTTTGATCTAACAAGCAAAAAGGTGAGTTTGAATAAAGCACTAGATAATGCTCACTACTGCATATTTTGTCATAAGCAAAGTAAGGACAGCTGCTCAAAGGGGCTAATCAATGATGACAACACTTTCAAAAAGTCTCCACTTAGAGTTGAGCTGCACGGCTGCCCACTAGAGCAGAAAATATCAGAAATGAATTTGGTAAAAAGCGAAGGATATAGCATAGCAAGTCTTGCAATTGTGATGATAGATAACCCATTATGTGCAGCTACTGGGAATAGAATATGCAATGATTGCATAAACTCATGCATATATCAGAAACAAGAGCCTGTAAATGTGCCAGTGGTTGAAACAAGGATTTTGGACGACGTACTCAATTTGCCGTACGGATTTGAAATATATTCTCTGCTTAGCCGTTGGAATCCTTTAAATTTTCAGCGTCCATTGCCAAAAGAAAATACTGGAAAAAACGTTCTAGTTGTAGGACTTGGTCCTGCGGGTTTTAATTTAGCTCATCATTTATTAAACGATGGGCATAACGTTATCGCCATTGATGGACTAAAGATTGAACCTTTGATCGATAATTTTCAGCTAATTAAAGATTTCAAACACGAAAAATTGAGTGAACGCATGGCAGATGGGTTTGGTGGGGTGGCAGAATATGGCATTACTTCCCGATGGGATAAAAATTACTTAAAGATTATTAGATTACTACTGGAAAGGCGTGAGAATTTCGCACTTTATGGAGGCATTCGTTTTGATGGCACGATTAATGTTGATGATGCCTTCAACTTGGGTTTTGATCACATCGCACTAGCACTTGGCTCTGGCAAGCCACGAATGATCAAAATAAAGAATATGCTGGCTCGCGGAGTGCGCATGGCATCTGATTTTCTGATGTCATTACAACTTACCGGTGCTCTTAAGTTCGACTCCATAGCAAATCTGCAAGTTCGCATGCCGATAGTTGTCATAGGTGCAGGACTCACTGCAATTGATACTGCCACTGAAGCTTTAGCATATTATCCAATTCAAGTAGAAAAATTTCTTCTTCGTTATGAGATATTAGTTGATAAGTATGGAAAGAAATATGTTGAAAAAGATTGGACGGAAGAAGAATATGAAATTGCAAATGAGCTTATATCGCACGCAAAATTGATCCAAGCAGAGCAAGAGTTAGCAAAAAAAGAGAATAGAGAAGCAAAAATATTGGAACTAACTAAGAGCTTCGGGGGAGTGAAAATTATATACAGAAAAGAGCTAAAAGATTCACCGAGCTATCGATTAAATAGCGAAGAGGTGCAAAATGCATTGTCAGAAGGAATCTACTTCATTGAAAACTTAGAGCCTATTGAAATTGTTACAGACAAATATAATCATGCTGAGTTGATAAAACTGATTGATACAAAATCCCACGAAATTAAATGTATCAAAGCACGCTCTATTCTCATAGCAGCAGGCACTGAACCAAACACGGCTATTGCAACAGAAGATAAAAAGCATTTTCAACTAAGTAATGGATATTTTATTCATTTAAACTCATTAGGAAAAGAAATAGATCCAGTATTTTCTCCTAAGATGCAGGATAAAGACAGGATATTGGTATATAAGCAAGACAATAAAACAATTAGCTTTTTTGGTGATCTTCACCCTTCGTATAGCGGCAGCGTCGTGAAAGCTATGGCAAGTGCTAAGAACGGCTACCCTATCATTTCTCAGCTTTTGAATAGAGTTAGCTTCATTTCTCCCACTCCAGCTAGAATCTCGGAGTCATATGCACACTTGTATGAATGTTGTAATGTAAGAGTAACTTTCACCAAAAAAGATGTCATTCCAGTGCCCAGACACTGGGATCCAGAAAACTTAATTTTGAATGAGTACATCAGATGGTTGTATAGTCAGAACTGGATTCCAGTGTCAGCTACTTGCATAACACCACCTACTATGCGAATTACCTACAAATTGCAGCATTTGTACACTAAAGCGTCACGCGCTGGAATAATATCAGAACACCTGGCTAACGAAAAATTTTTTAATAGAATCAAAGAGCAATTCACCGCAAAGATTATAAAAATTCAATATTTAACTGACAAAGTTGTGGAAATAGTGATCAAAGCACCACTTGCGGCAAAAAATTTTAAACCCGGACAATTCTTTAGGTTGCAAAATTTTGCAATCAATAGCAGAAAAGTCAATAATACAACCCTTGCTATGGAAGGTATAGCTGTAACCGGCACTGAAGTAGACAAAAAAAAAGGAATTATTTCCACTATTGTGCTTGAAACTGGCGGTTCCACTAATTTATGTAAATGTTTTAAAGAAGGTGAACAAGTAATTCTTATGGGTCCAACTGGCAGCCCTACTGAGGTTTACTAAGTCTGGATATTAAAGTGATGCCAAATTTTATTTCAAAAAGTAAATAATTTACTAACGCTCGTGCACAAATTAAAAATAAATTATGCACGAGTGTAGCACTGTGAATTAGGAGTGCTATATTAAAGCTTACCTCACTATTAAAGCTATCGGTCAGATTAGATTAAAAACCTAATCTGACCGGTTTCTCTATAACCTTCTAAACCCTGATATAATTATATGGTAATTAGCTTAACTAGTGGTTAATATGCAAATTGATTTTATTTGTATGTTGAGGTAGCATAAACCATACTGTTTTACATCATTGTGCAACTTTATAAATTTTTATTGCTATTTCTGTTGACTACATTAATAGTGATAGTCCTAATATTACCTGAAAATTTAGGTACTACACTGAATTGCTCTCATCCAGTTCTAAATTTTGATTTATCTTTTCGTATCGTACTAATATCTTTTTTATCAGTTGCATTTTTAGCTGTTCTACCAACACAAAATTTGACTTTTTCAGAGATGCTATCTTTTTTTGCTTATACTACCTGCTCACTCTGTGCAATTTTATCCAAGCAGATAATGTTGGTTATAATATTCTTTGAATTAATGACCATCAGTGCATTTTTTATTATCGCAGCTAGCTGTAGAGATAGTGGATCTGCAATAAGGTACGCTTGTGTACACTTTTTGGTTGGAGTTATATTGACAGCAGGATTGGCACTTCAAAGCACTAACCTGATAATTTTGGGTTTATTGATAAACTGCGCTTGTTTTCCTTTTTCGTTTTGGGTTGTTGATGCATATCCTGCTGCATCACTACATGGCACTACATATCTCTCTTTATTTACCACTAAAGTCTCTTTTTTAGTGATGCTTTTACACACTTACACCCTATGGCAAGATTGTACTGAAATATTAGCACTTGTAGGCGCCATCACTGTAATTTACAGCATTATATTTGCTTTTCTTGAGCAAAATATTCGTAGATTTCTATGCTATAATGTTGTAGGACAAATGGGCTTGCTGATTATTGCAGGAGGTTTACTCAGCCCTTCGGAAAAGGCAATACCAATTTTGATGCTACACATAATTTTCTCTCTTGTTTATCAATCATTATTGTTTGTGGTTAGCAATGCGATTATTTCGCGGACAAAAACAATTAGTTTTAATGGAGTGGGTAAATTGATGTCAGTCGAAGGCATGTGTGCTATAATTGCGATATTCACAGTGGCTGCATTTCCTGGAACCGTTGGATTTATTAGCAAATCATACATTACAGCCGAGATTGAAGCAAGTGGTGCTAATTTAGAAGTGTATAAAAATTTATACAAGATTCTAAATTTACTGCTTTATTTAAGCGTGGGGCTCAAGTTTTTCTATTACATATTTATCGCTAAAAGCAAGTCCAAACCTTCAGAAGGGAAAGAAGGTAGAATAACAATGATTATTTTAGCATTCATATGTATAATTGCTGGCAACCCTTACTTGCCTATTTACAATAACCCTTCGATTTTCGATTTTGTGTACAACACAAAAAATATTTTGTCGCAATTTAATTTGTTATTATGTACCACTTTATTGTTTATTCCTTTACGCAAGTTATTTTACCCAAGAATAAATTTTAAAATGGATATTGATTGGATTTTTAGAGCTTTCGTACCCTATATTGTCTTGCTGTTCAATCAATTGGTCTTTAAAGTGAGAGAAATGTCTGCCAACGTACTGCAAAACTTGACTAATTCACTTACTAATTTATACTTTAATAATATTACTAAACTTAAAGAAGTGCTAAGTTATAACTCAGTGAGTTTTGTTTCAGCTTCTTCTCTCTTTTTAATGAGTATTCTACTAATGCTATTATGTTTAAATCGTTAACTGAAAGTTTAAATTCTGTATTTAGTAAACTGAGAGGAAAGTCGATCATTTCTGAAGATGATTTTAATCTTGCCATGCGTGAAATACGTATAGCTTTAATTGAAGCTGACGTTTCACTTGAAGTTGCAAAAAAATTCATCAACGACATTAAAGATAAAGTGATTGGGGAAAAAGTCATAAAAAGTGTTTCTCCAGCACAAATGATAATTAAAATTGTGCAGGATAATTTAGTTGCAGTTCTCGGATCAGAGAAAAGTGACTTAAATCTAGCAGTTAAACCCCCTGCTGTGATTATGATGGTGGGCTTACAAGGTGCAGGTAAAACAACTACCTCAGGAAAGCTTGCTTTCAAGCTAAAAAAGCAAAAGAAAAAAGTGATGCTTGCCTCTTTAGACATTTATAGGCCGGCTGCCCAGAAACAACTTGAGGTGCTAGGTAAACAGATAGACGTACAAACTTTATCTATAGTAATAAATGAGGAGCCTATTGCAATTACAAAAAGGGCACTGGCAGCAGCAAAGAACGATAATTATGATGTATTAATACTAGACACCGCAGGCAGGCTTCATATTGACAATAATATGATGAATGAGTTGAAAGCCGTAAAGGAAATAGCTTCACCTGCAGAAGTTATTTTAGTAGCCGACGCAATGATAGGCCAGGATGCGGTCAACATTGCCAAATCATTCAATGAGGTAATAGGTGTAACCGGCATTATTCTCACCCGTGTTGATGGTGATGCACGTGGTGGTGCTGCTCTTTCTATGAAAATGATCACCGATTGTCCAATTAAATTTATTGCTTGTGGTGAAAAATTAAGTGATCTCGATGATTTTTATCCCGATAGAATTGCAAAAAGGATACTTAGCATGGGTGATGTTGTATCATTGGTTGAAAAAGCTGCTGAGATTGTTGGTCAGGAAGAAATTGATAAGTTACAAAAGAAAGTAAAAAAGGGTAAATTCGACCTAAACGACCTAGTGGGAATGTTAAAGACTCTGAGTAAAATGGATGGCATTAGCAACATAATGAAATTCATTCCTAGTTCATTCACAAAAAAGCTAAGTAGCAGTGTGCCCGATGACAATAAAGTGAAAAAATATATAGCCATCATAAACTCAATGACCGAAAAAGAAAGGCAAAATCCAGATATTTTAAATGGCAAAAGAAGACTTAGAATTTCTAAGGGGTCCGGAACAAGTGTAACTGACGTTAATCTTCTAATTAAGCAGTATAATCAAATGAGCTCTATGGTGAATAAGTTCAGTAAAATTGACCATAGTAAACTCAAAGAATCTGATTTGATGGATATGCTAAGCAGAAAGTAAGTCAGCAGGTAGTGGAATGAAATAAAATCATCAGTTGTAATTGCTGTTGAATAGTAAAGTATATTATTTTAGCGTGAAGTAATAAATTCAATAAATTTCTTCAGTTGGAATTGGCATGATAATCAAAATTGATACAAGTTACTTTATCTATATTTAATGCGCTGTTTTATAGCTAACACACTATACCACCGTAGCACTACACTAGTAACAGACCGAAGGTTATCGATATCTCAAGTTAGGCTAGTTACAGCATCCATAATATCGTTTGTAAACCTGTAGCTATATACAATAAATGAACTTTTTTATATATTCGTTGTTAGTATTTTGTATTTCCTGAACAGTTCCGTGAGAAATGATCTCCCCTTCATATAATACTGCTATTTTGTCAGCTATTTTAAATGCACTATGAATATCATGTGTAATCGTGATAATTGTAGGACGAAGATCTTGAGATAATTTTATTATTATCTCGTTTACTACATCTGACATGATTGGGTCTAATCCTGAAGTTGGCTCATCCAATACAATAATTTCTGGGTTGTGTGCAATTGCTCTTGCAAGTGCCACTCTTTTCTTCATTCCACCTGATAGTTCTACTGGAAACATTTCTGCTATGTTTTCTTCCAGCCCAACATCATTTAACTTCTCAATTGCTAGGCGTTTTGCCTCCTTTATGCTGATATTAAAGCGTTTTTTATAATTAAAAGATATATTTTCCCACACTGTAACGTAGTCAAACAAAGCGGAATTTTGAAATAAGACTCCAAATTTATTTTTGCTTTTACTATTTATTTTAATAGACCCTGAGTCTGGTGTCAGTAATCCAATAATTATTTTTGTTAATACAGATTTACCACTTCCTGAGCCGCCAAGTATGACTAATGATTCTCCTTTCGATATATTGAAAGTTATGTTGTTTAATATCGTTCTATCATCAAAGGATAAGCTTATATTCAATATTGATATTATGGGGCTATGCATGTATTAAAGTAATTAAGTAATTTGCTAAAATTATCAATATAGAGGATATAACAACAGTTGATGTTGTTGCAATACCTACTCCTCGTGCACCTTCCCTACAATGGTAACCGTAATAACAACTTGAAACAGAAATTATGGCTCCAAAAGCAGTCGCTTTCATTAGCCCAACAATAAAATCGTACATATTAAAGAATTGAGCTGTATATTTTATGTATATATTTAAATTGTGGTTAAATTCAAAGACTGCGGTGACATACCCTCCAAATATTCCTATTAGATCTGCACATACTGTAAGTATTGGAAATACTATAACTGACGCTAGAATTCTTGGTACAATTAAATATTTGAAAGGATTGATGTCCAAAGTTGTAAGTGCATCTATTTGTTCAGTGATGCGCATCGTGCCAATTTCTGCTGCAATTGAGGACCCAACCTTTCCTACCATTATTAAGCTGATCAAAACTGGCCCTAACTCTTTAATGATAGTGATCGTAACAAGTTTAGGTACTACTTGTTCTTGATTAATCAATATACCACTTAAGCTACTCTGTAAAACTATCACTGCTCCTATAAAAACTCCAGTGAGCCCAACAATTGGCAAAGAGAAAAAGCCTATCTCTATAATTTGTCTTGCCACATTGCTAAAATAATATGGAGGAATAAAGCAGTGGTATAGAGATTGAATAAAAAATACAAATGCGTTACCAATCCTCAACAGAAAGTTCATAAAGCATCTACCGATTATTCTAACGCTGTCTATATTAAAGGAACTCACTTTACATTTATCTTAGCTAAAATTAGTTTTACTGATTTTATTAAAATTTTTATTAACTTCGCCAGAGTATAGTCAAGATATGTCTTAAGTTCAATATACTTTGATCAAAATGCTTGAGTTTAAGTTTATAAGACTGAATTGTATAAGAAAACCTTATTTATTTTGCTATTTACTCCTTGTAAAAAACATGCTACTAATAAATTGTGTTATATAATTGAATTGGAGTAAGTTTTGGCAGTTCCGAAGAGAAAAAAGTCAAAGTCAAGGCGTAATATGCATCGTTCTCATCATGCTATTAAGCCTAAGAATATTGTAGTATGTGCAACAACTGGAGAATTCATGTTGCCTCACAACATAGCAGTTGACAATAGTTACAAAGGAAAACGTGTTTTCATTAAACAAAAGGCGGAGTAACTCATGATATGTTACCCACGGTCAACAACAACATAGTTATCGCACTTGATGCTATGGGAGGGGATTTTGCACCTCTTTCCGTAATTCAAGGTGCTAGTTTTTTCTTGGATAATCTTGTTGACCCAGGTGTTGAAGTTTTTTTTCATATTTATGGAGATCAGAAAGAAATATCTCCTTTGCTCTCAAAATACAAAAAAGTAAGCGATAACTCCGAATTTACCCATTGCTCTGATAATG
This sequence is a window from Wolbachia endosymbiont (group B) of Protocalliphora azurea. Protein-coding genes within it:
- the fabZ gene encoding 3-hydroxyacyl-ACP dehydratase FabZ; amino-acid sequence: MQCNINDIIKILPHSYPFLLVDRVIECDPGMSIKAIKNVTFNEQFFIGHFPGHPIMPGVLIIESLAQASAICVLGKKTVENKVVYFMSIENAKFRKPVTPGDTLILQSNFEGLRLGVYKFKCVASVGKEEVAGATILAKLQDK
- a CDS encoding proton-conducting transporter membrane subunit, with protein sequence MQLYKFLLLFLLTTLIVIVLILPENLGTTLNCSHPVLNFDLSFRIVLISFLSVAFLAVLPTQNLTFSEMLSFFAYTTCSLCAILSKQIMLVIIFFELMTISAFFIIAASCRDSGSAIRYACVHFLVGVILTAGLALQSTNLIILGLLINCACFPFSFWVVDAYPAASLHGTTYLSLFTTKVSFLVMLLHTYTLWQDCTEILALVGAITVIYSIIFAFLEQNIRRFLCYNVVGQMGLLIIAGGLLSPSEKAIPILMLHIIFSLVYQSLLFVVSNAIISRTKTISFNGVGKLMSVEGMCAIIAIFTVAAFPGTVGFISKSYITAEIEASGANLEVYKNLYKILNLLLYLSVGLKFFYYIFIAKSKSKPSEGKEGRITMIILAFICIIAGNPYLPIYNNPSIFDFVYNTKNILSQFNLLLCTTLLFIPLRKLFYPRINFKMDIDWIFRAFVPYIVLLFNQLVFKVREMSANVLQNLTNSLTNLYFNNITKLKEVLSYNSVSFVSASSLFLMSILLMLLCLNR
- the ffh gene encoding signal recognition particle protein, which produces MFKSLTESLNSVFSKLRGKSIISEDDFNLAMREIRIALIEADVSLEVAKKFINDIKDKVIGEKVIKSVSPAQMIIKIVQDNLVAVLGSEKSDLNLAVKPPAVIMMVGLQGAGKTTTSGKLAFKLKKQKKKVMLASLDIYRPAAQKQLEVLGKQIDVQTLSIVINEEPIAITKRALAAAKNDNYDVLILDTAGRLHIDNNMMNELKAVKEIASPAEVILVADAMIGQDAVNIAKSFNEVIGVTGIILTRVDGDARGGAALSMKMITDCPIKFIACGEKLSDLDDFYPDRIAKRILSMGDVVSLVEKAAEIVGQEEIDKLQKKVKKGKFDLNDLVGMLKTLSKMDGISNIMKFIPSSFTKKLSSSVPDDNKVKKYIAIINSMTEKERQNPDILNGKRRLRISKGSGTSVTDVNLLIKQYNQMSSMVNKFSKIDHSKLKESDLMDMLSRK
- the rpmF gene encoding 50S ribosomal protein L32 translates to MAVPKRKKSKSRRNMHRSHHAIKPKNIVVCATTGEFMLPHNIAVDNSYKGKRVFIKQKAE
- a CDS encoding ABC transporter ATP-binding protein: MHSPIISILNISLSFDDRTILNNITFNISKGESLVILGGSGSGKSVLTKIIIGLLTPDSGSIKINSKSKNKFGVLFQNSALFDYVTVWENISFNYKKRFNISIKEAKRLAIEKLNDVGLEENIAEMFPVELSGGMKKRVALARAIAHNPEIIVLDEPTSGLDPIMSDVVNEIIIKLSQDLRPTIITITHDIHSAFKIADKIAVLYEGEIISHGTVQEIQNTNNEYIKKFIYCI
- a CDS encoding OmpH family outer membrane protein codes for the protein MKYIQLFTSVIALIISLFVGYKFVGYQPQSTLNTKAAIIDSDKVINESLALQNIQQQIKEQNSRLQKEFENELEKFKPSKEEFDLLSEEAKKEKTEQFSKHTVSVRDNYAKKMSHLEENYREAVESVFNKIKEVAKRTAEKNNIDLVLFISKKNQVLYSMDEVDLSDVVLKNVNKEIPEFALQNIE
- a CDS encoding WPE palindromic element domain-containing protein, whose product is MQLNFKVSFSNLYTRNELIKLDKAFLDYIKSCDESLFYSLVEAREKAASSSMSSQCSSQCLTLGSRKQEGWIPAWMKDGCNSQLIMDLSHLLDEFIAKFFNIEKEVEELKEKHNDFAVIYRCKRLFVQRYALKKYTDVANIDYVTNKLNSFITLPTTEKNFSEQVMSWLENKEDHKEEIELAAQYAVWRVKNKQSILFSIHKKIDYENLVSFLKKEVDEVEVLYSNEVKRRYGFDLTSKKVSLNKALDNAHYCIFCHKQSKDSCSKGLINDDNTFKKSPLRVELHGCPLEQKISEMNLVKSEGYSIASLAIVMIDNPLCAATGNRICNDCINSCIYQKQEPVNVPVVETRILDDVLNLPYGFEIYSLLSRWNPLNFQRPLPKENTGKNVLVVGLGPAGFNLAHHLLNDGHNVIAIDGLKIEPLIDNFQLIKDFKHEKLSERMADGFGGVAEYGITSRWDKNYLKIIRLLLERRENFALYGGIRFDGTINVDDAFNLGFDHIALALGSGKPRMIKIKNMLARGVRMASDFLMSLQLTGALKFDSIANLQVRMPIVVIGAGLTAIDTATEALAYYPIQVEKFLLRYEILVDKYGKKYVEKDWTEEEYEIANELISHAKLIQAEQELAKKENREAKILELTKSFGGVKIIYRKELKDSPSYRLNSEEVQNALSEGIYFIENLEPIEIVTDKYNHAELIKLIDTKSHEIKCIKARSILIAAGTEPNTAIATEDKKHFQLSNGYFIHLNSLGKEIDPVFSPKMQDKDRILVYKQDNKTISFFGDLHPSYSGSVVKAMASAKNGYPIISQLLNRVSFISPTPARISESYAHLYECCNVRVTFTKKDVIPVPRHWDPENLILNEYIRWLYSQNWIPVSATCITPPTMRITYKLQHLYTKASRAGIISEHLANEKFFNRIKEQFTAKIIKIQYLTDKVVEIVIKAPLAAKNFKPGQFFRLQNFAINSRKVNNTTLAMEGIAVTGTEVDKKKGIISTIVLETGGSTNLCKCFKEGEQVILMGPTGSPTEVY
- a CDS encoding MlaE family ABC transporter permease; this translates as MSSFNIDSVRIIGRCFMNFLLRIGNAFVFFIQSLYHCFIPPYYFSNVARQIIEIGFFSLPIVGLTGVFIGAVIVLQSSLSGILINQEQVVPKLVTITIIKELGPVLISLIMVGKVGSSIAAEIGTMRITEQIDALTTLDINPFKYLIVPRILASVIVFPILTVCADLIGIFGGYVTAVFEFNHNLNIYIKYTAQFFNMYDFIVGLMKATAFGAIISVSSCYYGYHCREGARGVGIATTSTVVISSILIILANYLITLIHA